The nucleotide sequence ATCATAAGCATGTTATTTGGCACTGTTCTTGACACCATTTTAAGAACACAATCTCTCTTTACTGTCGTATTTGCGATATTCTCTTTACTGCAAATTCTCTTTGGGCTATCCGTTATTGAGAAGATTATAGTCAGATTATTCCAAAAACCTTTAAGTTCAGAAAACATCGAAGCATTGCAGAAAGCTCAAGAAAAGCTCGAAGAAGCTAAACGACACGTGCACATAGACGAAGATATAAATCTTGTCTTGATAGATTCACCTTCTATAAATTCTCTTTCAGTTGGAATGATAAAGCATTCAAGGACAATCTGCATCACAACAGGTGCAGTTGAAAGACTAAATTGCGATGAATTAAGCAGCCTTATTTATCATGAGCTTTATCATATAAAGAACGGAGACACTGACTATCTCACAACTGTAAGTGGCACATTTGGAAGTCCGCTATTAATATTTAAACTGACAAAAAGCAGCATAAGAAAACTTAAAGAAGTTACGAAAGAAGGGAAGTTAGAGCACGAAAGGTACTTAAAAGAAATCCTTCTAATGAATTTTATACTTGTTATCTCAGCGGTGTTCCTACCGCTCAGTTACCTTTCCAACCTCTTCGTGAGTACAAGAAAGGAATTCGACGCGGACATTTTCGCAGCAGAAAGAACGTCGCCAGATGTGTTGATTGGTGTATTCGAGAAGACAAAAAGCAATTGTATACAGCTGGATACTGAATACCATTTCATAAGATATCACTTTTTTGTACATCCTAACTGTGTCGATACTCATAAGAAGCCTAATTCAATAATAGATACATATCCATCTATTGAAGAAAGAATAAACAACATACTAAACACATTTAAGAAAGCAAATCTGTGAGAAGCGAAGGTGAGAATAATGCCAAATCTCCTTGTGCACCTCAGAGTTGGTATGATTTCATACCCAATATACCTATTAATATACGGTGCGATTTCGCACCTGTTAAACATCAAATTCGCGCCAACGCCGATTGATTTAGCAATAAGTTA is from Fervidobacterium gondwanense DSM 13020 and encodes:
- a CDS encoding M48 family metallopeptidase; translation: MKVQKLELDRKTSNKISSYIIAVLFLIISMLFGTVLDTILRTQSLFTVVFAIFSLLQILFGLSVIEKIIVRLFQKPLSSENIEALQKAQEKLEEAKRHVHIDEDINLVLIDSPSINSLSVGMIKHSRTICITTGAVERLNCDELSSLIYHELYHIKNGDTDYLTTVSGTFGSPLLIFKLTKSSIRKLKEVTKEGKLEHERYLKEILLMNFILVISAVFLPLSYLSNLFVSTRKEFDADIFAAERTSPDVLIGVFEKTKSNCIQLDTEYHFIRYHFFVHPNCVDTHKKPNSIIDTYPSIEERINNILNTFKKANL